In a single window of the Mustela nigripes isolate SB6536 chromosome 17, MUSNIG.SB6536, whole genome shotgun sequence genome:
- the ADCY7 gene encoding adenylate cyclase type 7 isoform X4: MMPAKGRYFLNEGGESPGQTALYEKYRLTSQHGPLLLTFLLVAVTACIALIVITFVCGDPSGHQAFLGMAFFTLALFVTLYVLVYMECLVRRWLRTLALVIWVCLMMLGYTLVLDSWMKDAPTWAQVPFFLFIVFVVYTLLPFSMRGAIVAGGVSSISHLLVLGVLMGAFTKPSDWVVRQLVANAVIFLCGNLTGAFHKHQMQDASRELFTYTVKCIQIRRKLRIEKRQQENLLLSVLPAHISMGMKLAIIERLKERGDRRYVPDNNFHSLYVKRHQNVSILYADIVGFTRLASDCSPKELVVVLNELFGKFDQIAKANECMRIKILGDCYYCVSGLPVSLPTHARNCVKMGLDICEAIKQVREATGVDISMRVGIHSGNVLCGVIGLRKWQYDVWSHDVSLANRMEAAGVPGRVHITEATLKHLDKAYEVEDGHGQQRDPYLKEMNIRTYLVIDPRSQQPPPPSQHLPKPKGDAALKMRASVRMTRYLESWGAARPFAHLNHRESVSSGETPVPSGRRPKTIPLRRHRTPDRSSSPKGRSEDDSYDEEMLSAIEGLSSTRPCCSKSDDFSTFGSIFLEKDFEREYRLAPIPRARHYFACASLIFVCIMLVQVLLLRSRAILGLSFGLVACVVALVLGLCFAHEFLRCCPARGVLQAISESVETQPLLRLSLAILTIGSLLSVAIVNLLLMPFLVPELPVGNQTSPSPMDVGNMCEPLLYYTCSCILAFVACSVFLRMSLELKVVLLTMALVAYLVLFNIHPCWRMDCCGLVANLTETNGTLSSPPCVWKDPKVMINFYLVLFYVTLLMLSRQIDYYCRLDCLWKTKFKKEHEEFETMENVNRLLLENVLPAHVAAHFIGDKLNEDWYHQSYDCVCVMFASVPDFKVFYTECDVNKEGLECLRLLNEIIADFDELLLKPKFSSVEKIKTIGSTYMAAAGLSSPSGTENQDLERQHAHIGIMVEFSIALMSKLDGINRHSFNSFRLRVGEGTESQLGRARGGRQGPWLWCACAEV, from the exons ATGATGCCGGCCAAGGGGCGCTATTTCCTCAATGAGGGCGGAGAGAGCCCGGGCCAGACGGCGCTGTACGAGAAGTACCGGCTCACCAGCCAGCACGGGCCGCTGCTGCTCACGTTCCTGCTGGTGGCTGTCACTGCCTGTATTGCCCTCATTGTCATCACCTTCGTCTGCGGG GACCCCTCTGGACACCAGGCTTTCCTGGGGATGGCATTCTTCACGCTTGCCTTGTTTGTGACTCTCTACGTGCTGGTGTATATGGAATGCCTTGTCCGGCGGTGGCTCAGGACCCTGGCGCTGGTCATCTGGGTCTGCCTCATGATGCTGGGCTACACGCTGGTGTTGGACTCGTGGATGAAGGATGCCCCGACCTGGGCGCAG gtgccctttttcCTGTTCATCGTCTTCGTGGTGTATACGCTGCTGCCCTTCAGCATGCGGGGGGCCATCGTGGCAGGGGGAGTCTCCAGCATCTCCCACCTCCTGGTGCTTGGAGTTCTGATGGGGGCCTTCACGAAGCCCAGCGACTGGGTGGTACGGCAG CTGGTGGCCAATGCTGTCATTTTCCTGTGTGGGAACCTCACGGGCGCCTTCCACAAGCACCAGATGCAGGACGCCTCCCGAGAGCTCTTCACCTACACCGTGAAGTGCATCCAAATCCGTCGGAAGCTGCGGATCGAGAAACGTCAGCAG GAGAACCTGCTGCTGTCGGTGCTGCCGGCCCACATCTCCATGGGCATGAAGCTCGCCATCATCGAGCGGCTCAAGGAGCGTGGAGACCGCCGCTATGTGCCCGACAACAACTTCCACAGCCTGTACGTCAAGCGGCACCAGAATGTCAG CATCCTTTATGCCGACATCGTGGGCTTCACGCGGCTGGCCAGCGACTGCTCCCCCAAAGAGCTGGTGGTGGTGCTGAACGAGCTCTTCGGCAAGTTTGACCAGATTGCCAAG GCCAACGAGTGTATGCGGATCAAGATCCTGGGTGACTGCTACTATTGTGTGTCGGGTCTGCCTGTGTCCCTGCCCACCCATGCCCGGAACTGCGTGAAGATGGGGCTGGACATCTGCGAGGCCATTAA GCAGGTGCGAGAGGCCACGGGTGTGGACATCAGCATGCGTGTGGGCATACACTCGGGGAACGTGCTGTGTGGGGTCATTGGGCTGCGCAAGTGGCAGTATGACGTGTGGTCCCATGACGTGTCCCTGGCCAACAGGATGGAGGCAGCTGGAGTCCCTGG ACGGGTGCACATCACAGAGGCGACGCTGAAGCACCTGGACAAGGCGTATGAGGTGGAGGACGGGCACGGGCAGCAGCGGGACCCCTACCTGAAGGAGATGAACATTCGCACCTACCTGGTCATCGACCCCCGG AGCCAGCAGCCGCCCCCGCCCAGCCAGCACCTCCCCAAGCCCAAGGGGGACGCGGCCCTGAAGATGCGGGCGTCTGTGCGCATGACCCGCTACCTGGAGTCCTGGGGGGCCGCACGGCCCTTTGCACACCTCAACCACCGTGAGAGCGTGAGCAGCGGCGAGACCCCGGTCCCCAGTGGGCGGAGGCCCAAG acCATTCCCCTGCGGCGCCACCGGACCCCTGACAG GAGTTCGTCCCCCAAGGGGCGGTCGGAGGATGACTCGTATGATGAGGAGATGCTGTCGGCCATCGAGGGGCTGAGCTCCACAAG GCCCTGCTGCTCCAAGTCCGATGACTTCTCCACCTTCGGGTCCATCTTCCTGGAGAAGGATTTCGAGCGAGAG TACCGCCTGGCGCCCATCCCCCGGGCCCGCCACTATTTTGCCTGTGCCAGCCTCATCTTCGTCTGCATCATGCTGGTCCAGGTCCTGCTCCTGCGCAG CAGGGCCATTCTCGGTTTGTCCTTCGGGCTGGTGGCCTGTGTGGTGGCGCTGGTGCTGGGCCTGTGCTTCGCCCATGAGTTCCTG AGGTGCTGCCCGGCCCGAGGGGTGTTGCAGGCCATCTCTGAGAGCGTGGAGACCCAGCCCCTGCTGCGCTTGTCCCTGGCCATCCTGACTATTGGCAGCCTCCTCAGTGTCGCCATCGTCAACCTG CTGCTGATGCCTTTCCTGGTCCCAGAGCTACCTGTGGGCAACCAGACAAGCCCAAGCCCGATGGATGTGGGCAACATGTGTGAGCCCCTCCTG tatTACACCTGTAGCTGCATCCTGGCCTTTGTCGCTTGCTCGGTCTTCCTGCGGATGAGCCTGGAGCTGAAGGTTGTGCTGTTGACCATGGCCTTGGTGGCCTACCTGGTGCTCTTCAACATCCACCCCTGCTGGCGGATGGACTGCTGTGGCCTCGTGGCCAACCTCACCGAGACCAACGGTACCCTCAG CTCCCCACCGTGTGTGTGGAAGGACCCGAAGGTGATGATCAATTTCTACCTGGTTCTGTTCTATGTCACCCTCCTCATGCTCTCCAGACAG ATTGACTACTACTGCCGCTTGGACTGTTTGTGGAAGACCAAGTTCAAGAAGGAACACGAGGAGTTTGAAACCATGGAGAATGTGAACCGCCTTCTTCTGGAGAATGTCTTGCCTGCCCACGTGGCCGCTCACTTCATTGGTGACAAGTTAAATGAG GACTGGTACCATCAGTCCTATGACTGCGTTTGTGTCATGTTCGCGTCCGTGCCGGACTTCAAAGTCTTCTACACGGAGTGCGATGTCAACAAGGAGGGGCTGGAGTGTCTGCGTCTGCTGAACGAGATCATCGCCGACTTCGATGAG CTGCTCCTGAAGCCCAAGTTCAGCAGCGTGGAGAAGATCAAGACCATTGGCAGCACGTACATGGCAGCTGCAGGGCTCAGCAGCCCCTCAGGGACCGAGAACCAG GACCTGGAGCGGCAGCACGCGCACATCGGCATCATGGTGGAGTTCAGCATCGCCCTGATGAGCAAGCTGGATGGCATCAACCGGCATTCCTTCAACTCCTTCCGCCTCCGTGTCGGTGAGGGCACGGAGAGCCAGCTGGGCCGTGCTCGGGGTGGGAGGCAAGGCCCGTGGCTCTGGTGCGCCTGCGCTGAGGTCTGA
- the ADCY7 gene encoding adenylate cyclase type 7 isoform X1 has product MMPAKGRYFLNEGGESPGQTALYEKYRLTSQHGPLLLTFLLVAVTACIALIVITFVCGDPSGHQAFLGMAFFTLALFVTLYVLVYMECLVRRWLRTLALVIWVCLMMLGYTLVLDSWMKDAPTWAQVPFFLFIVFVVYTLLPFSMRGAIVAGGVSSISHLLVLGVLMGAFTKPSDWVVRQLVANAVIFLCGNLTGAFHKHQMQDASRELFTYTVKCIQIRRKLRIEKRQQENLLLSVLPAHISMGMKLAIIERLKERGDRRYVPDNNFHSLYVKRHQNVSILYADIVGFTRLASDCSPKELVVVLNELFGKFDQIAKANECMRIKILGDCYYCVSGLPVSLPTHARNCVKMGLDICEAIKQVREATGVDISMRVGIHSGNVLCGVIGLRKWQYDVWSHDVSLANRMEAAGVPGRVHITEATLKHLDKAYEVEDGHGQQRDPYLKEMNIRTYLVIDPRSQQPPPPSQHLPKPKGDAALKMRASVRMTRYLESWGAARPFAHLNHRESVSSGETPVPSGRRPKTIPLRRHRTPDRSSSPKGRSEDDSYDEEMLSAIEGLSSTRPCCSKSDDFSTFGSIFLEKDFEREYRLAPIPRARHYFACASLIFVCIMLVQVLLLRSRAILGLSFGLVACVVALVLGLCFAHEFLRCCPARGVLQAISESVETQPLLRLSLAILTIGSLLSVAIVNLLLMPFLVPELPVGNQTSPSPMDVGNMCEPLLYYTCSCILAFVACSVFLRMSLELKVVLLTMALVAYLVLFNIHPCWRMDCCGLVANLTETNGTLSSPPCVWKDPKVMINFYLVLFYVTLLMLSRQIDYYCRLDCLWKTKFKKEHEEFETMENVNRLLLENVLPAHVAAHFIGDKLNEDWYHQSYDCVCVMFASVPDFKVFYTECDVNKEGLECLRLLNEIIADFDELLLKPKFSSVEKIKTIGSTYMAAAGLSSPSGTENQDLERQHAHIGIMVEFSIALMSKLDGINRHSFNSFRLRVGINHGPVIAGVIGARKPQYDIWGNTVNVASRMESTGELGKIQVTEETCATLQGLGYSCECRGLINVKGKGELRTYFVCTDTAKFQGLGLN; this is encoded by the exons ATGATGCCGGCCAAGGGGCGCTATTTCCTCAATGAGGGCGGAGAGAGCCCGGGCCAGACGGCGCTGTACGAGAAGTACCGGCTCACCAGCCAGCACGGGCCGCTGCTGCTCACGTTCCTGCTGGTGGCTGTCACTGCCTGTATTGCCCTCATTGTCATCACCTTCGTCTGCGGG GACCCCTCTGGACACCAGGCTTTCCTGGGGATGGCATTCTTCACGCTTGCCTTGTTTGTGACTCTCTACGTGCTGGTGTATATGGAATGCCTTGTCCGGCGGTGGCTCAGGACCCTGGCGCTGGTCATCTGGGTCTGCCTCATGATGCTGGGCTACACGCTGGTGTTGGACTCGTGGATGAAGGATGCCCCGACCTGGGCGCAG gtgccctttttcCTGTTCATCGTCTTCGTGGTGTATACGCTGCTGCCCTTCAGCATGCGGGGGGCCATCGTGGCAGGGGGAGTCTCCAGCATCTCCCACCTCCTGGTGCTTGGAGTTCTGATGGGGGCCTTCACGAAGCCCAGCGACTGGGTGGTACGGCAG CTGGTGGCCAATGCTGTCATTTTCCTGTGTGGGAACCTCACGGGCGCCTTCCACAAGCACCAGATGCAGGACGCCTCCCGAGAGCTCTTCACCTACACCGTGAAGTGCATCCAAATCCGTCGGAAGCTGCGGATCGAGAAACGTCAGCAG GAGAACCTGCTGCTGTCGGTGCTGCCGGCCCACATCTCCATGGGCATGAAGCTCGCCATCATCGAGCGGCTCAAGGAGCGTGGAGACCGCCGCTATGTGCCCGACAACAACTTCCACAGCCTGTACGTCAAGCGGCACCAGAATGTCAG CATCCTTTATGCCGACATCGTGGGCTTCACGCGGCTGGCCAGCGACTGCTCCCCCAAAGAGCTGGTGGTGGTGCTGAACGAGCTCTTCGGCAAGTTTGACCAGATTGCCAAG GCCAACGAGTGTATGCGGATCAAGATCCTGGGTGACTGCTACTATTGTGTGTCGGGTCTGCCTGTGTCCCTGCCCACCCATGCCCGGAACTGCGTGAAGATGGGGCTGGACATCTGCGAGGCCATTAA GCAGGTGCGAGAGGCCACGGGTGTGGACATCAGCATGCGTGTGGGCATACACTCGGGGAACGTGCTGTGTGGGGTCATTGGGCTGCGCAAGTGGCAGTATGACGTGTGGTCCCATGACGTGTCCCTGGCCAACAGGATGGAGGCAGCTGGAGTCCCTGG ACGGGTGCACATCACAGAGGCGACGCTGAAGCACCTGGACAAGGCGTATGAGGTGGAGGACGGGCACGGGCAGCAGCGGGACCCCTACCTGAAGGAGATGAACATTCGCACCTACCTGGTCATCGACCCCCGG AGCCAGCAGCCGCCCCCGCCCAGCCAGCACCTCCCCAAGCCCAAGGGGGACGCGGCCCTGAAGATGCGGGCGTCTGTGCGCATGACCCGCTACCTGGAGTCCTGGGGGGCCGCACGGCCCTTTGCACACCTCAACCACCGTGAGAGCGTGAGCAGCGGCGAGACCCCGGTCCCCAGTGGGCGGAGGCCCAAG acCATTCCCCTGCGGCGCCACCGGACCCCTGACAG GAGTTCGTCCCCCAAGGGGCGGTCGGAGGATGACTCGTATGATGAGGAGATGCTGTCGGCCATCGAGGGGCTGAGCTCCACAAG GCCCTGCTGCTCCAAGTCCGATGACTTCTCCACCTTCGGGTCCATCTTCCTGGAGAAGGATTTCGAGCGAGAG TACCGCCTGGCGCCCATCCCCCGGGCCCGCCACTATTTTGCCTGTGCCAGCCTCATCTTCGTCTGCATCATGCTGGTCCAGGTCCTGCTCCTGCGCAG CAGGGCCATTCTCGGTTTGTCCTTCGGGCTGGTGGCCTGTGTGGTGGCGCTGGTGCTGGGCCTGTGCTTCGCCCATGAGTTCCTG AGGTGCTGCCCGGCCCGAGGGGTGTTGCAGGCCATCTCTGAGAGCGTGGAGACCCAGCCCCTGCTGCGCTTGTCCCTGGCCATCCTGACTATTGGCAGCCTCCTCAGTGTCGCCATCGTCAACCTG CTGCTGATGCCTTTCCTGGTCCCAGAGCTACCTGTGGGCAACCAGACAAGCCCAAGCCCGATGGATGTGGGCAACATGTGTGAGCCCCTCCTG tatTACACCTGTAGCTGCATCCTGGCCTTTGTCGCTTGCTCGGTCTTCCTGCGGATGAGCCTGGAGCTGAAGGTTGTGCTGTTGACCATGGCCTTGGTGGCCTACCTGGTGCTCTTCAACATCCACCCCTGCTGGCGGATGGACTGCTGTGGCCTCGTGGCCAACCTCACCGAGACCAACGGTACCCTCAG CTCCCCACCGTGTGTGTGGAAGGACCCGAAGGTGATGATCAATTTCTACCTGGTTCTGTTCTATGTCACCCTCCTCATGCTCTCCAGACAG ATTGACTACTACTGCCGCTTGGACTGTTTGTGGAAGACCAAGTTCAAGAAGGAACACGAGGAGTTTGAAACCATGGAGAATGTGAACCGCCTTCTTCTGGAGAATGTCTTGCCTGCCCACGTGGCCGCTCACTTCATTGGTGACAAGTTAAATGAG GACTGGTACCATCAGTCCTATGACTGCGTTTGTGTCATGTTCGCGTCCGTGCCGGACTTCAAAGTCTTCTACACGGAGTGCGATGTCAACAAGGAGGGGCTGGAGTGTCTGCGTCTGCTGAACGAGATCATCGCCGACTTCGATGAG CTGCTCCTGAAGCCCAAGTTCAGCAGCGTGGAGAAGATCAAGACCATTGGCAGCACGTACATGGCAGCTGCAGGGCTCAGCAGCCCCTCAGGGACCGAGAACCAG GACCTGGAGCGGCAGCACGCGCACATCGGCATCATGGTGGAGTTCAGCATCGCCCTGATGAGCAAGCTGGATGGCATCAACCGGCATTCCTTCAACTCCTTCCGCCTCCGTGTCG GCATAAACCACGGGCCCGTGATTGCGGGAGTGATCGGGGCACGGAAGCCTCAGTATGACATCTGGGGAAACACGGTCAACGTTGCTAGCCGGATGGAGAGCACTGGAGAACTTGGCAAGATCCAG GTTACTGAAGAGACGTGTGCCACCCTCCAGGGATTAGGTTACTCTTGCGAGTGCCGAGGACTGATCAACGTCAAAGGCAAAGGCGAGCTGAGGACTTACTTTGTCTGTACAGACACTGCCAAGTTCCAAGGGCTGGGACTGAACTGA
- the ADCY7 gene encoding adenylate cyclase type 7 isoform X3 codes for MMPAKGRYFLNEGGESPGQTALYEKYRLTSQHGPLLLTFLLVAVTACIALIVITFVCGDPSGHQAFLGMAFFTLALFVTLYVLVYMECLVRRWLRTLALVIWVCLMMLGYTLVLDSWMKDAPTWAQVPFFLFIVFVVYTLLPFSMRGAIVAGGVSSISHLLVLGVLMGAFTKPSDWVVRQLVANAVIFLCGNLTGAFHKHQMQDASRELFTYTVKCIQIRRKLRIEKRQQENLLLSVLPAHISMGMKLAIIERLKERGDRRYVPDNNFHSLYVKRHQNVSILYADIVGFTRLASDCSPKELVVVLNELFGKFDQIAKANECMRIKILGDCYYCVSGLPVSLPTHARNCVKMGLDICEAIKQVREATGVDISMRVGIHSGNVLCGVIGLRKWQYDVWSHDVSLANRMEAAGVPGRVHITEATLKHLDKAYEVEDGHGQQRDPYLKEMNIRTYLVIDPRSQQPPPPSQHLPKPKGDAALKMRASVRMTRYLESWGAARPFAHLNHRESVSSGETPVPSGRRPKTIPLRRHRTPDRSSSPKGRSEDDSYDEEMLSAIEGLSSTRPCCSKSDDFSTFGSIFLEKDFEREYRLAPIPRARHYFACASLIFVCIMLVQVLLLRSRAILGLSFGLVACVVALVLGLCFAHEFLRCCPARGVLQAISESVETQPLLRLSLAILTIGSLLSVAIVNLLLMPFLVPELPVGNQTSPSPMDVGNMCEPLLYYTCSCILAFVACSVFLRMSLELKVVLLTMALVAYLVLFNIHPCWRMDCCGLVANLTETNGTLSSPPCVWKDPKIDYYCRLDCLWKTKFKKEHEEFETMENVNRLLLENVLPAHVAAHFIGDKLNEDWYHQSYDCVCVMFASVPDFKVFYTECDVNKEGLECLRLLNEIIADFDELLLKPKFSSVEKIKTIGSTYMAAAGLSSPSGTENQDLERQHAHIGIMVEFSIALMSKLDGINRHSFNSFRLRVGINHGPVIAGVIGARKPQYDIWGNTVNVASRMESTGELGKIQVTEETCATLQGLGYSCECRGLINVKGKGELRTYFVCTDTAKFQGLGLN; via the exons ATGATGCCGGCCAAGGGGCGCTATTTCCTCAATGAGGGCGGAGAGAGCCCGGGCCAGACGGCGCTGTACGAGAAGTACCGGCTCACCAGCCAGCACGGGCCGCTGCTGCTCACGTTCCTGCTGGTGGCTGTCACTGCCTGTATTGCCCTCATTGTCATCACCTTCGTCTGCGGG GACCCCTCTGGACACCAGGCTTTCCTGGGGATGGCATTCTTCACGCTTGCCTTGTTTGTGACTCTCTACGTGCTGGTGTATATGGAATGCCTTGTCCGGCGGTGGCTCAGGACCCTGGCGCTGGTCATCTGGGTCTGCCTCATGATGCTGGGCTACACGCTGGTGTTGGACTCGTGGATGAAGGATGCCCCGACCTGGGCGCAG gtgccctttttcCTGTTCATCGTCTTCGTGGTGTATACGCTGCTGCCCTTCAGCATGCGGGGGGCCATCGTGGCAGGGGGAGTCTCCAGCATCTCCCACCTCCTGGTGCTTGGAGTTCTGATGGGGGCCTTCACGAAGCCCAGCGACTGGGTGGTACGGCAG CTGGTGGCCAATGCTGTCATTTTCCTGTGTGGGAACCTCACGGGCGCCTTCCACAAGCACCAGATGCAGGACGCCTCCCGAGAGCTCTTCACCTACACCGTGAAGTGCATCCAAATCCGTCGGAAGCTGCGGATCGAGAAACGTCAGCAG GAGAACCTGCTGCTGTCGGTGCTGCCGGCCCACATCTCCATGGGCATGAAGCTCGCCATCATCGAGCGGCTCAAGGAGCGTGGAGACCGCCGCTATGTGCCCGACAACAACTTCCACAGCCTGTACGTCAAGCGGCACCAGAATGTCAG CATCCTTTATGCCGACATCGTGGGCTTCACGCGGCTGGCCAGCGACTGCTCCCCCAAAGAGCTGGTGGTGGTGCTGAACGAGCTCTTCGGCAAGTTTGACCAGATTGCCAAG GCCAACGAGTGTATGCGGATCAAGATCCTGGGTGACTGCTACTATTGTGTGTCGGGTCTGCCTGTGTCCCTGCCCACCCATGCCCGGAACTGCGTGAAGATGGGGCTGGACATCTGCGAGGCCATTAA GCAGGTGCGAGAGGCCACGGGTGTGGACATCAGCATGCGTGTGGGCATACACTCGGGGAACGTGCTGTGTGGGGTCATTGGGCTGCGCAAGTGGCAGTATGACGTGTGGTCCCATGACGTGTCCCTGGCCAACAGGATGGAGGCAGCTGGAGTCCCTGG ACGGGTGCACATCACAGAGGCGACGCTGAAGCACCTGGACAAGGCGTATGAGGTGGAGGACGGGCACGGGCAGCAGCGGGACCCCTACCTGAAGGAGATGAACATTCGCACCTACCTGGTCATCGACCCCCGG AGCCAGCAGCCGCCCCCGCCCAGCCAGCACCTCCCCAAGCCCAAGGGGGACGCGGCCCTGAAGATGCGGGCGTCTGTGCGCATGACCCGCTACCTGGAGTCCTGGGGGGCCGCACGGCCCTTTGCACACCTCAACCACCGTGAGAGCGTGAGCAGCGGCGAGACCCCGGTCCCCAGTGGGCGGAGGCCCAAG acCATTCCCCTGCGGCGCCACCGGACCCCTGACAG GAGTTCGTCCCCCAAGGGGCGGTCGGAGGATGACTCGTATGATGAGGAGATGCTGTCGGCCATCGAGGGGCTGAGCTCCACAAG GCCCTGCTGCTCCAAGTCCGATGACTTCTCCACCTTCGGGTCCATCTTCCTGGAGAAGGATTTCGAGCGAGAG TACCGCCTGGCGCCCATCCCCCGGGCCCGCCACTATTTTGCCTGTGCCAGCCTCATCTTCGTCTGCATCATGCTGGTCCAGGTCCTGCTCCTGCGCAG CAGGGCCATTCTCGGTTTGTCCTTCGGGCTGGTGGCCTGTGTGGTGGCGCTGGTGCTGGGCCTGTGCTTCGCCCATGAGTTCCTG AGGTGCTGCCCGGCCCGAGGGGTGTTGCAGGCCATCTCTGAGAGCGTGGAGACCCAGCCCCTGCTGCGCTTGTCCCTGGCCATCCTGACTATTGGCAGCCTCCTCAGTGTCGCCATCGTCAACCTG CTGCTGATGCCTTTCCTGGTCCCAGAGCTACCTGTGGGCAACCAGACAAGCCCAAGCCCGATGGATGTGGGCAACATGTGTGAGCCCCTCCTG tatTACACCTGTAGCTGCATCCTGGCCTTTGTCGCTTGCTCGGTCTTCCTGCGGATGAGCCTGGAGCTGAAGGTTGTGCTGTTGACCATGGCCTTGGTGGCCTACCTGGTGCTCTTCAACATCCACCCCTGCTGGCGGATGGACTGCTGTGGCCTCGTGGCCAACCTCACCGAGACCAACGGTACCCTCAG CTCCCCACCGTGTGTGTGGAAGGACCCGAAG ATTGACTACTACTGCCGCTTGGACTGTTTGTGGAAGACCAAGTTCAAGAAGGAACACGAGGAGTTTGAAACCATGGAGAATGTGAACCGCCTTCTTCTGGAGAATGTCTTGCCTGCCCACGTGGCCGCTCACTTCATTGGTGACAAGTTAAATGAG GACTGGTACCATCAGTCCTATGACTGCGTTTGTGTCATGTTCGCGTCCGTGCCGGACTTCAAAGTCTTCTACACGGAGTGCGATGTCAACAAGGAGGGGCTGGAGTGTCTGCGTCTGCTGAACGAGATCATCGCCGACTTCGATGAG CTGCTCCTGAAGCCCAAGTTCAGCAGCGTGGAGAAGATCAAGACCATTGGCAGCACGTACATGGCAGCTGCAGGGCTCAGCAGCCCCTCAGGGACCGAGAACCAG GACCTGGAGCGGCAGCACGCGCACATCGGCATCATGGTGGAGTTCAGCATCGCCCTGATGAGCAAGCTGGATGGCATCAACCGGCATTCCTTCAACTCCTTCCGCCTCCGTGTCG GCATAAACCACGGGCCCGTGATTGCGGGAGTGATCGGGGCACGGAAGCCTCAGTATGACATCTGGGGAAACACGGTCAACGTTGCTAGCCGGATGGAGAGCACTGGAGAACTTGGCAAGATCCAG GTTACTGAAGAGACGTGTGCCACCCTCCAGGGATTAGGTTACTCTTGCGAGTGCCGAGGACTGATCAACGTCAAAGGCAAAGGCGAGCTGAGGACTTACTTTGTCTGTACAGACACTGCCAAGTTCCAAGGGCTGGGACTGAACTGA